One window from the genome of Anolis sagrei isolate rAnoSag1 chromosome 4, rAnoSag1.mat, whole genome shotgun sequence encodes:
- the PRELP gene encoding prolargin: MKGVAKLIFPLILVLVCEVNGQRRPRPPKKRPPTPAPFEPVEPTELPPPLPPGPPSIFPDCPRECYCPPDFPSALYCDSRNLRKVPLIPPRIHYAYLQNNFIDKLSEESFKNATGLKWINLDNNRIGTVDSGVLEKLESLVFLYMEKNHLKEVPPNLPPNLEQLRLSRNRINRIPDNAFNKLDHLLLLDLHRNELNDADFKKNTFRGLKNLMQLNLAHNRLHKMPPSVPKAVHQLFLDENQIDNIPNNYFKDFSHLAFLRLSYNKLSDKGLPKNSFNLTNLLVLHLAHNNLTSIPYISQTLEHLYLNDNSIEKINGTQICPISLMSFQEPSSDLHNVPRLRYLRLDGNHLKPPIPLDLMMCFRLLQSVVF; this comes from the exons ATGAAGGGAGTTGCCAAATTGATTTTCCCACTCATTCTTGTGCTGGTCTGTGAGGTGAATGGACAGCGGCGTCCCAGGCCTCCAAAGAAACGTCCTCCTACTCCAGCACCCTTTGAACCAGTTGAACCGACAGAGTTGCCTCCACCTTTGCCACCTGGACCCCCTTCCATTTTTCCAGATTGCCCCAGAGAATGCTACTGCCCTCCAGATTTCCCTTCAGCCCTTTACTGTGACAGCCGCAACCTGAGAAAAGTGCCCTTAATCCCACCCAGGATCCACTATGCTTATCTACAGAACAACTTCATTGATAAGCTTTCTGAGGAGTCCTTCAAGAATGCTACAGGGTTGAAGTGGATAAATCTGGATAATAACCGCATTGGAACAGTGGACTCAGGAGTGCTGGAGAAGCTAGAGAGTCTGGTCTTTCTATACATGGAGAAGAACCATCTTAAGGAAGTGCCCCCTAATCTGCCTCCCAATTTGGAGCAGCTTCGTTTGAGTAGGAACCGGATCAATCGAATCCCTGATAATGCATTCAACAAGCTGGATCATCTCCTCCTCTTAGACCTCCACCGCAATGAACTGAATGATGCAGACTTCAAAAAGAATACCTTCCGAGGACTCAAGAACCTTATGCAGCTGAACTTGGCTCACAACAGGCTACATAAGATGCCTCCTTCAGTTCCCAAAGCAGTTCACCAGCTTTTCCTAGATGAAAACCAAATCGATAACATACCCAACAACTACTTTAAAGATTTCTCCCACTTGGCCTTCCTCAGACTTAGCTATAACAAGCTCTCTGACAAAGGCCTACCCAAGAATTCTTTCAACCTCACCAACTTGTTGGTCTTACACCTGGCACACAACAACCTGACCAGCATCCCTTATATCAGCCAGACACTGGAGCATCTCTACTTGAATGACAATTCAATTGAAA AAATCAACGGGACCCAGATATGCCCCATATCTCTGATGTCTTTTCAAGAACCATCTTCAGATCTTCATAACGTGCCTCGCCTTCGTTATCTGCGCCTAGATGGCAACCATTTGAAGCCACCAATCCCCTTGGACCTGATGATGTGTTTCCGACTCTTGCAATCTGTTGTATTCTAA